The Streptomyces avermitilis MA-4680 = NBRC 14893 genome contains a region encoding:
- a CDS encoding FAD-binding oxidoreductase, with translation MDSNTADTTEPLALRPADPGFEEELAGFQTGFTQRPTVVFAAASAADVAAAVAYAAAEDLPVGVQATGHGLPGGAEGGVLITTKRMDRVSVDPVSRTARVQAGVRWGQVVAAAQPYGLAPLNGSAPGVGAVSYTLGGGLGILAREFGYAADHVRALDVVTADGQLRQVTRESDPGLYWALLGGGHNFGVVTELEIGLVPVARLYGGSLAFDGREVDPAAVLRAYERWTRTVPDGLTSSFAAVPYPDLPGLPPHLRGRHVLSVRVAYTGSDGERLVAPLRETGPVLADSLRVMPYAESHTIHSDPDFPHTYYGDSAVLSELDVEAAASVPALAAADAPVMSVVQINHLGGALARRAPNSVPHRDGRFLVRLLAMADRDTARELLDPALARLAPWTIGRALNFAFGAGDRTEGLYDPETRKRLAGLKSEHDPANLFRRNYNLTG, from the coding sequence ATGGACTCGAACACCGCAGACACCACCGAACCTCTCGCCCTCCGGCCCGCGGACCCCGGCTTCGAGGAGGAACTCGCCGGTTTCCAGACCGGATTCACCCAGCGTCCCACCGTGGTCTTCGCCGCCGCCTCGGCCGCCGACGTGGCCGCCGCCGTGGCGTACGCGGCGGCCGAGGACCTGCCGGTCGGCGTCCAGGCCACCGGACACGGCCTGCCGGGCGGCGCCGAGGGCGGCGTACTCATCACGACGAAGCGCATGGACCGGGTGAGCGTCGACCCCGTGTCCCGCACCGCCCGCGTCCAGGCGGGCGTCCGCTGGGGCCAGGTCGTGGCGGCCGCCCAGCCCTACGGGCTCGCCCCGCTCAACGGCTCCGCGCCGGGCGTCGGCGCCGTGTCGTACACGCTGGGCGGCGGACTCGGCATCCTGGCGCGGGAGTTCGGGTACGCGGCCGACCATGTGCGCGCGCTGGACGTCGTCACCGCGGACGGGCAACTGCGCCAGGTGACCCGGGAGTCGGATCCCGGCCTGTACTGGGCCCTGCTCGGCGGCGGCCACAACTTCGGCGTCGTCACCGAGCTGGAGATCGGCCTCGTCCCGGTGGCCAGGCTGTACGGCGGCTCGCTCGCCTTCGACGGGCGCGAGGTGGACCCGGCGGCCGTGCTGCGCGCGTACGAGCGCTGGACGCGGACCGTGCCCGACGGGCTGACCTCGTCCTTCGCCGCCGTCCCCTACCCGGACCTGCCGGGGCTGCCGCCGCACCTGCGCGGCCGGCACGTTCTCTCCGTACGCGTCGCGTACACCGGCAGCGACGGCGAGCGGCTCGTCGCCCCGCTGCGGGAGACCGGCCCGGTGCTCGCGGACTCCCTCCGGGTGATGCCGTACGCCGAGAGCCACACCATCCACAGCGACCCGGACTTCCCGCACACGTACTACGGGGACAGCGCGGTGCTGAGCGAGCTGGACGTCGAGGCGGCGGCCTCGGTGCCGGCCCTGGCCGCAGCGGACGCCCCCGTGATGAGCGTCGTACAGATCAACCATCTGGGCGGGGCGCTGGCGCGCCGGGCACCGAACTCCGTACCGCACCGCGACGGGCGTTTCCTGGTGCGGCTGCTCGCCATGGCCGACCGGGACACGGCCCGCGAACTCCTCGACCCGGCCCTTGCCCGGCTCGCGCCGTGGACGATCGGGCGGGCGCTGAACTTCGCCTTCGGGGCCGGGGACCGTACGGAAGGCCTGTACGACCCCGAAACGCGGAAGAGGCTCGCCGGGTTGAAGTCGGAACACGACCCGGCGAACCTCTTCCGCAGGAACTACAACCTCACCGGTTGA